The stretch of DNA CGGTTGTGACGTTATCGAGTACGTTCACCAGTGTTTCCTCATTTGGACCGATGCCTCCCATCTGGTCTACACCGCGGTATCGAGTGTCAACTAGTGTACAGCAGTCAAGACAAGTGCGTTTTGATTCCTCGCGATCGTTTGCTGATATACCGTTGAATGGTGAAGCGTCGGTGTCGTGTTCTAGTGTGGCATCGGTGATATACACATCTGCAGGCAACGGCGATACAAGTTACAGTCAACCTTTTGTACCGAAGACGTGGACTGGACTCGTCCACTACCTCAAAGTGTTCGCCCGATGGATGCACCTCCAACAGTGACTCACTGGTCAGATTCTTGGCAAGGGACACAGAGTCACGAACCCATTCAGCAGAGTTTTGCTAATTGCCcatcatcaaatttcgaaagagtTCCGATTAGTGCCCTAGATCCCTATCTGGCACCAAGGAATTATCCTCCGGCTGTCTCTAATGCTTCCCAGCATTATTACAACATGCTGGCATGAAATGTCTCTCCTTCGAGGCATTTTATAGCACAGCACAGCCTTGGGGAAAGTCGATTGCCTACGACCGACTGGTAAGGTGGTGGCTCGAAAGCACCCCCAGTCGCAGTTCCAGCCCCAGCGCCTAGCATAAATCCTTTTGAGGATTTCGATTTCGATCCACTTGAACATCGCGTCAAAACTGTCCCCGTAGTGAAGTGGCCAATGAAATATGCCGGCGAGGATCGCGGCATGGGTCTGAATGACTTTCTATGAGAAGTGAGCGATTGGACGAAATCGGAACAGATTTCCGAAAATGaactgaaatttaaaaaaataaaaaactatcaaTAACTGGTACAGTTACCCTACATATTAATTTGTctttcaatgaaaaaaatatcCAACGCGAATAAAATATTTAAAGGGCTCCCAACAGTAAAACAAACAGTCGCATTCATGCAATTGCTTTTTATTTCAGAATAAATAGATAGGAAATGCATATATGGTTATATAGGTAATAAAtatctgaaatacttcaaagCTGCTACATAGCTGCTAGTCGTCGCTTCATCTAAAATGTCGCTCATCAATCTAAATGCTTTTCATTTGCTATTACTGGTTTGTTGTTTTAAGCTTCAAATTCTTCGTCAAATATTTCGTTTGATATTATGTTGTGTCGATCGTTcatcaattttattttttcggtgaATGTCAATATTCAAAGCCAATTTCCTTGTGCCCAGAAATTGATCAGAACATTACTCTAAAATACTAGATTTGCAATCATGAAGCAAAGAACTGCTGTGCTCTTTCTTATGAACTAGAAAAATTCAACGTTTCTTATATTGTAGTTTCGAAACATCAAAAGCATTTTAAATTGATCAGCAGATGAATTTTTAAAAGTGCTTTCATATTCAAGGATTATTGCAGaataaaataaaatcaatataataAGCCAACTGGGTTTCTTGCGCTTAATACGAGTACGAACATTCTTTATTAGCTGAAAAGGTAATATGTTATCGTTCGACGAAATGGGAAATTAGTTTTGGAACAGGGTTCGCGTAAACTCCACATAGTCGAGGGCGCCGGTGATGGGATGTCCCGTCTTCGGATCGTTGAACGGTTTCATTCGCTGGACGCAGTAGTCCGCCATGTCCTTGGTGAGGTTCTGAAAATTGACAGAAAAAGGAATTCAGTAAGAGTAGCCATAGGTAGAGCTCAAGAACTATCACACAATTATGTGTAACAACAAAACTTTCTACACAAAGTTGCTAAATAGCGCAAAACTTACGGAATACAGTTCATCCTTGGTGACGTAAGGACGGTCGGAGGCGGTGATAGCGCGGAAAGCGTTCTCGATTTCCTCGTAACTTTGGACGTTCTCCGTTTCCTTGGAAATCATGAAGGCGATATACTCCTGCAGGGAAACGTGTCCATCGCGGTTTGGATCGACTACGTTCAGGATTTCCTCGAACTCCGGATCGGGCTGGCCTTCCTCTACCATCGGTAGATCGTAACCGAGGGCGCGTAGGCAGGATTTGAACTCTTGGTGGTTGAGTTTGCCACTCTTGTCCTTGTCGAAATGCTTGAACATCATTGAGAATTCCTTGAGAGAGTCTTCCGAGACGCCAGATTGATTGCGGGCTTGGATCTGCTGCTTCAGATTGTGCTGCATGCGCATGGCAAGTTGATCAAGCTGATCCCACTGCTGTGCAAGGCCCACTGTTGAGTGTTCGGTATAGCGGTTGTCCAAGATGAGATGTTCTTCCAAGGTGGCTCCCAGTTCTTCAATCTTCTTCAGATCTCCACGGCGAGCGCGAATTTCATTTGCTTTGTGGCAGAGCGCTTCGAATTGCTCTTCCAACGAACCGGATCCTTCCATTAGAGAAGTTCTGTAAATAATTCGTTTATTATTATCGAATTTTTGTTATGGTATTTTAAGCACAAGATATTTAAACACGTGAGGAGCCTAGTGTATTAGTATTATATGGCCAAAATAATGAATATCCATTGAAAAGTGGTAAAAACCTAGGTAATTGAAAACAGCTGTTTTCGGGAGCCACTGGTACTGTTTGACTGTGGATCGATACGATATGAAATGGTAAATAGTACAGGTGAACACTACTAGATGATGGAGCTTCGTTTTAATGAAAGTACATACATACTTCGAATGTCATAATGCCCATCTGATAGGAATAATGTTCGTTTGGTATAACAACCATTACGTTTATTCCAAACTtcattctttcaaagttttgttaTTCTTCTTGCCAAACGGAATTATGTCAAATTAAGTACTCCTGTATCTATCAACATTGCGTTTAACGAAGTTTCATTTGCAAATGACATTGTATATAAGAATCGTGCAGACTATATGATTAGCTTCGAAACTAGCGGCATTTAAAATTACTGTTGTGGTTCCGTTTTCAGCTCACTGCATTATTGATTTACTCAGCATCGAATTCTTGAAAATCGCAAATCAGCATATGTTATGCAGCATTCCTTGCATTATAAATGATAACGACGTAATGGTCATCGATCACCATGTGTGCAACTATTTATTTCTAAGCATTTAAATGAATACGAAAAATTTTATTCACAAGAGAAatggtaaagttttttttttctattaatgaATTTAGGTTCTACGTTCAATGAGGCAATCAGATACAACGCAACGAACTACACACTTGGTAAACGAAGACGCTTGTGGCGTTATCATGAATGATGCGTGATATGTAATAGCTTTCAATAATTAGGAGCAGCTTCAGCGAACACCGTATTATTCGTAAAGAACACCCAAACATTACCCATATTTGTCCCATCCCAGAATGCTGTATCTAATTAGGCCAAGAATCGTTCGTAAAATAAATATTTCCCGGAAAAATACAAAAGAGGAGATCAAAACATATTCAATAAAACGAGAAAATATGTTTTCAGCTCTAAACTTACCTAGTTTCAGTTAACCACTGGTGGAACAAGTTAGCATGCTTAGCAAACTCTTTGCGGAGCTTGTCGTTTTCTTCCTGGCGATGAACTTCCTTGGCCAATTCAGCGTCGCGTTCTTCGATGATCTTTTGCAGATTACGCCAGGTATCTTCCAACGCTTCCATGGTGAACCACGTGTACGGATTGGGACCAACGTTGAAGCTCTTAATCTTGCGATCCAAATCGGCCAACGCTTGGAAGTCATACTGGGCCGACGACAGCGAGGCCTGGAACTGGGCGTGAGCTTCACGCAGGGCCTTGATTTCCTCGATCGAGTTGCACCGCACCGGATCGGTGAGATCTTCTTCGGCGTTTTCGAACCACGAATTGAAAGCGGAAGCCTTCTTGGCAAATGTCAGATAGAGGTCTTCGATCTGACGGAATTGTTCCTGCATGGCCAACAGGCGGTACTTGCGAGCCTCCGAATCGGCACGCAGTTTTTGCCAGCGGGTCAACACATCTTCGTGGCGCTTCAGAATGGCGGCCGATTGGGCGTGATTGGCGTTGATCAATTGGTCCTTCAAGGCGGTGATGTTGTGGATTCCTTCCTGTTCGAAGGCAGAGAGACCTGTTTGGGAGGATGGGAGGATTAGATAAAGCTAGAAGTTTATCTGGAGCTGGCATGCGTATTTTATCAAGATTTCAACCCAAATTTTATTTTATGCGGTATGTTCAATTGGTCAAAAACATACCAAAAAGGTCAAATTTAGGCtggccagaaaaaaaaatccagtataCTCACCAGCATCGAATGTCTCCTGTTTCGTCAATAGTGTTTGAACAGTGGACAAATCACGTCCAAACTCCTCCGACTTGACGTGATTTTCCTTATCAGCAATCCAGCTCTCCACCACATCGGCCTTCCACATGAACTGTAGGTAGGCAAAGTTGTCCAGAAGAGCATTCTTGCGACGAGTGGCCAACGCCTGTAGATTCTCCAGTTTCTTATCCAGTTGTGTGCAACGCTGCGAAATGCTTTCGCCGTGATGATTGTTGTTGGTCACCAAAGTTTGACCGTTGTCATGAATGTCCGCACAGCGATCGCGGTGAGCGGCGAAATCAGTTTCGAAAGCGTCGTGTTTCTTCAGGAGACCCTGGACAGCAGCCATCGAATCTCCGTAGTCTTCGACCGACAACAGCTGCTGCTTCTCGGTAATCCAAGCTTCCTCCTCTTCGACCTTAGCCAGGAACTGCTGATAAATAAGAGATTCATCCAGTTTTTGACCACGAGTGGCGGCCAAGCTCTTCAGTTCAGCCCAGGCTTGGTTCAGAGCCTTCAAACGCTGTTCGATTTCTGGAACACCCAGGTTCGAAACGTCCATCAACTTTTCACCAGCTTCCTGAACAGCCTGGATGGCAGGTTCGTGCGAGGCCAATTCAGCTTCCAGACGCTTATGCTTCTTTTTCAGGTTCTGAACTCCGGTCAAGTCACGACCGTAGTCATCCGAGCCGACCAGCAATTTCTTTTctttaatccaggattcctcgtCGGCAATGTCACGGAAGAACTGATGCAGCGTGTTGGCTTCGTTCAACCGAGCTTGGCGGTGGGCAGCCAAGTTACAGATACGTTCGTAACGCTCGTTGATTGATTGACGCTTTTCTTGGATACCGGCACTGTCAAATTGACCACTTTCGACCAACGAGTCAGCTTGCGCATTCATATCCTTGATACGGTCCTCATGGGCGTGGATGTCAGCTTCTACAAGCTGatgttttttcatcaaattctgCACGGAAGCCAAATCCTTTCCGGCATCTTCCGATGTTAAAAGACTTTCCACTTCGCCTAACCAGAAGTCCAGATCCTTGACAGCAGCAATGTACGTGCGCTGCTTGTTGGCTTCCTtcagcttcagggatttctccgtagTCTTCTGCGTCAGATATTCCCATTGATCAGCAATCTGAGTTAAACGCTTCTGAACGGCATCTTCGGATCCGCTGCATTGATTCTTGTCGATCAAGTTGCTTCCCATAGCCAAGACGCTCTGAATACGATCGGCATTGGCGGCCAACTCAGCTTCGAAGGCCTGGTGCTTTTGATGCTTCGATTGAATGTTGGCCGGATCCTTGTAGCTCTCTTCCGTGGCCAGTTGCAACTTTTCAGCGATCCAGTTTTCAATCTCATCAGCATCGCGTGAGAATTGCTGCAGCGTCTGCTCATCTCCCAATCGAGAACGTTTCTCAATCAGATCTTCCTTCAAGTGACGCCAGCGGTCCAGAACATCGGCACGCTTGTCATCGATAAGCTTTCCGGCGTAGTGCTCCTGGGCAATCAGCTGATCAGCTAGCACCTGCAGAGCGGCAATCTTCTCCTCATGACCGTTGATTGCCTTGTCAAAATCTTCATGCTTCTTGATCAGAGCTTCCACGTTGTCGCCTTTAGAGTCGACTTCTTCGGCATTCAGGAATGCTTCGCGGGCGCTCATCCAGTTCTCGGCCTGCTCACAATCACGCAGGTACAACTGCAGATCCAAATTCTGATCCAACTGCAAACGACGAGCGGTCCAGGCATGTTCCAAGTCCTCGCGTGCCTTGGCCAGGTTTTCAATCTTCTCCTGGATTTCGGGTGAGGCATAATGATTAGCTTGCAGTAACTCAGCTCCAAACTGGTCAAAAGCAGCGAACGTTCCAGCGCGGGCATCCACTTCGGTACGGTGTTCCTAGATTTTCATTTTGTTCGGATTGTTTGAATAAGAGACAACGGACGATTATACGGACCAGAcgagaaaaaaagcaaaatattagTATTGCGGATGGATTTCACAAACTATGAAGGCGGAAACTATTGGCACACATTGGATGAAAACGAAACAACACATACCGGATGTGACAATTGAATGATTTGGGTTTAGCGTTTTGAAAATGGAAAACACCACACGACAATAAGGAGTATGACAACGAAGCGTGGAAAGCATCAAACGGAAAAGATATTAGGGAGAAGCGTTTTGAACGAATTGTGAGTACAAATGGGGTTACGCAAATGTTTAGTTCCTGAAAAGGTCGAACGAATAAGTGGAAACATTTCTATTGAATCCAGTGGATAAGGGTCTAGTTTGACAGTACCCTTAGAACATAACATACATTGAACGATGAGTTAGGAAggaataaaaatgcaccaaatgaTACAAATTGTGTGTAAGTGTCAAACTATATGTTTAGGTGGTAAAAGCTGCCTGTTTGTAAGTGGACGAGTAAAGGTTTTGCTTACGTTCGTGTTAAATACAAATGTTTCAACAATCAACATTATACAAAAGTCAATTTTTTAGCTTTATCCAATGGTTCTAACTAAATAAAATAATCGAAACAAACAGAGATTATTTTCGCAACACAAGGAATACTGCAATTTTGGCGACCAATTATTACGAAACAATGACAACAGTAGTGGTCAAACAAGGATTAGGAAACAACGAATCCGAACAGAAGCTATTAATGGCAATTTCCAGACTTTTTGGTTAATAACAACTAAGAATTAAATAGGTATTTAGAAAAATTTTGAGCTTAATCTTTACTCGAACGTATACCTGCGGGATACCGTAACGAAAATCAATTTCAGCACGATGGTTCTACGGAAAATTGAAATTTAGAATTTAGAACATTGTAATGGATTGGATTCGAAAATTATTTATATTactaacagataaaaaaaaaactatactaATATTAACTACCGTATGGAACATAACAACTAGATACAACGAAAAtgtttgttcaaaaaatttaaaacctAGACTGAACGGAAAGTAGATGTGTGTGAAATTCAACTAACGGAAAACTTGTAGAACACACACACACTCAAATGAGAACACTGACAATGAGTATCACTATCTGGAAGACATCACAAATGGAACGTTTATCCAAAGTAACGGGATAATATGTCATTTTGTAAACCTTCAATAGTATTTCACCTGCAATTGCAAACTTTTCTGAATAAGCATAATTTTACGATTTATACAACTACGGTACATTCAAACACTATTTTATATCCTAATAAATTGGAAGACCTTGGTTCGTGTGAGTTTGAAGCTTCTCATTAACAGTATTTGAAGGTTTTATTTTGATTGTAATTACTTCGGGCAATGTACACTACTGTATTTTTATCGCACACATCCCGTATTTTTAAGTTCTTAATTGGGGCCTTGAATATTACAACATTTTTGGATGAGTTTCAATTATTCTACAAGTAAAGAATCACAATCATAAACTAGAGATTCTAGTCTAGGTCTAGGCCTAACAAAGTCATGTTATCCCGTTTACGATATGATAAACTTGAAATCTCTTAAATGGAAAATTAACAATTTAACCGTAAAAGTATATACATTGAACATAAATACGACAACTTACCTGATGCCTTTCGATCAAAGCTTCGGCCCCAGTGACATCGTTGGCCAATTCCTCGGATGTGACCAAGCCCATCATCGAGCTGATCCAGGCCATCAGATCGCGATAGTCGCTCAGGAAGCGCTGCAGATCGTACGAATCTAACAACTTCTCCTTGCGCTGCTGGGTCTTGGCAACGACCTGCTGCCATTCTTCGTTGATTTCCTTCTGCTTGGCGTAGGTCTGCTCGGCGGTTTCCGGATGGGATTGCATGAGCCGATTGGCAGTTTCATCCAGTTGACGAATCTTATCGCGCAGAGCAGCGAGGTCACGCTCTAAGCCTTCATGCTTGCGTTGCAGAGTTTGTACGCCACGCAGATCCTTGCCAAGATCGTCGTTCGTCAAAGCGGTGTCCTTTTCTCCGATCCAATCCTTAGTTTCATCGACGTCACGGTGGAAGCGTTGAACCTCGTGAGCCGATCCAAGTTGGCTGGCCCGTTCCTGGGTAATCGTCTGCAAAGTTGCCCATTCCTCGTTCAAGGTCTGAATTTGGGTTTTGATCTTCAATGCAGCTTCGGTTTGACCCAGTGAAGTCAACTGTACGGCAATCTCATTCAGCTTGGCCAGACGAACTTCGTTAGCCTTCAGATCATCATTGAAGTCATCGAACTTCTTCTGCATAACTTCAACTTCCTCAAGATCTTCTCCAACATCCTTGATCTGAGCATGGCTTTCCTTATCGCGAATCCAAGCGGACAAATCGGCTGCTTCACGCACCAAAACATACGCCTTCACGGTTTCATTCAGCTTGTTCTGACGCTCACGAGCCAAGGCCAGCAAGTTGTCGTACTGGCTGTTGATTTGAGCCTGGCGCTTAGAAATTGAGTGACCATCCACTAAATTCTGCTGACTGGCGCTTAGACCAGGATCGATCTTCTTAATGTATGCCGCTGGAACGAAGCCCTGGCGATCGTTGACCTCAACTTTCCACCAGTCCTTGTTGTTCGAGTTCAAAAGCGTCAACACGTCTCCTTTCTTCATTGACACTTCACGAGGAGACTTCTCAGTATAGTCATACAAAGCCATGACGCATTCCTTTCCGGTTATGTCGACGACGGGTGTTTCCTGTTGGCGGCAGTTCTTGGCCTGTTCTTGCAAAGCCTGAATTGTGTTACCGAAAGCTTCCAAGTCGGATACCAACGCTTCATGTTTCTTCAATAGAGCTTCGGACGAATCCTCGTCCTTGCCGTAATCCTGGTTGGAAACAATCGGTTCCTTTTCGCGCATCCATGACTCAGCCTCGTTAGCATCGGCAAAGTACTGATGAGCCTGCAACGAATCTTCTAGATCTTGTTTTCGCTGATTGGCCTtatccttcaaagaattccattGATCCTTGACAGCATCCAAACGTAGTTTAATATCCTCGGTAGCGAAAGGCTGCTCGGTCAACATTTGCTCACCATTTGCAATGACTCCTGCGACACGATTCTCGTGGTTGTTGATCTCGGCCAACACGGCCTGATGCTTCTTGATCAAGTTTTGTACACCGATCAAATCGCGACCGCGATTGGTGGAAGCGGCAACAGGCTCCTTCTCACGGATCCAAGCTGCTTCGTCTTCCAGATCGCGGAACAGCTGCTGCACCTGCAGCGAATCCAGCAAGCGCTGCTTTCGCTCAGCCATCGGTGTAGCGAGAGCTCCATATCGCTTGGACAGAGCAGATTCCTTGTTACGAATGTTGTCCGCATCAAAGTGACCACTTTCGACGAACTTGTTCGCTGCGACTTTAATTCCCTCAATACGATCTTGATGGGCCATAACGTCAGCTTCTAACAATCCGTGTTTCTTCTGCAGATTCTGCACGCTGGTTAGGTCTTTACCATAATCCTCGGACATAAGCTGGCCTTCCACTTCGCTCAACCACAGTTCAATATCCTCAACTGTACGATTAAACTGTTGTTGTTGAGATGCTTCTTGCAGCTTGCAACCCTTCTTGTCCGATGCTTGCACCAGAGATTCCCACAAAGTGACAATCTCCTGCATGCGAGAGTTGATCTGATCCGCTCCGTAGTGGCCCTTCTCGACTAAATTCTGACCATTGGTAGTAATGTCTTCGATGCGACTCTTGTTGGCCGTCAGCTCATGTTCAAAGTTGGTATGTTTTTGGACTTTGCCGTTCAGATTGGTGGGATCTAAATAGCTGTCATCCGTAGCAAACTTGAGCTTTTCGCTGATCCAACCCTTGGTCTCATCGCAGTCACGTTCGAACTGCTGCAAAGCACTGGAATCTTCCAACAGTTGACGACGTACAGAAGACTTTTCAAGCAAGGCCGAACGACGAGCCAGCAACATCGAACGACGTTGAGCGACATCATCGGCAGCGTAATGCTGACCATCGATCAACTTCGTAGCGAAGACATCCAAGGCCTTGATCTTCTCCTCCTGAGCGGCCAAGCTCTTCTCAAAGTCCTCATGCTTCTTGATGAGTGCTTCAACGGAATCCAACGAATCACCAAGATCTTCATTAGCCAGGAAAGCTTCCTGCTTGGCCATCCATGTATCTGCTTGCTCGGTGTCACGATAGAACAGTTGGAGATCCATACACTGCTCGTACAAAATGCGGCGCTCTTCCCAAAGAGCCAGAAGGGAGCTCTTGTCGCTCTCCAGAGCCGCTAACTTTTCCTGCACTTCGGCGGCGGCGTAATGCTCGCGTTCCAACAGCTGACGTCCAGCCTCAGTGGTCACCTTGAAACTATCTCCGCGGGCATCGATTTCTCCTTTGTGCTCCTGGTGGCGCTCGAGCAAAGCTTCAGCTCCTGCGACGTCCTTTGCCAATTCATCAGCCGAGATGATGGCCTTCATTCCATTGATCCATGAAACCAAATCACGGAAATCAGCCAAGAAGCGATGCAAGAAGTATGATTCGTCTAGTTTTTGCTTGCGTTCCTTGGCCTTGGCAGTCAGCGATTGCCAGTAGGCAGCAATTTCCGCTTGCTTCTCGCGAATCTGATCACTATGATCGGCGTGGATGCTACATAAGCGACCGGCTTCAGCTCCCAAAGTAGCCACCTTATCTTCCAGGGCGGCTAGGTCACGCTCTACACCTTCGTGCTTGCGTTGCAGAGCTTGTACACTAGCCAAGTCACGTCCATAATCATCCGAGGATAGAACAACATCCTTTTCGGCAATCCAAGCAACGGTTTCGTCAGCATCGCGATTGAAACGTTGAATTTCATGGGCGCCAAAGAGTTTTTCCTGACGCAAAATTGCCAGCTGCTTCAGACGTTGCCAAGCCTCATTCAATTCTTCCTTCTTGCGGGTGATGGTTTCCCGCTCCGGGTGTCCATTGGAAAGCAGCTTGTCAGCCAGCTCGTTGACTTCAGTAACACGATACTCCTGCGAAGCCATGTCCTTTTGGAACTCATCAAATTTCCGTTGCAGAACTTCGACATGCTCCAGATCTTGACCGAATTCGTCGGCCGTTACGAAGGCTTCCTTGTCCTTGATCCAGAACATAACTTCCTCGCAGTGGCGCAAAAATTGCACCAAAACCAGAGCCTGCTGCAGCTTCATTCCCTTTTCAGCCAGCCGGGACAGCAACAGTTCCCACAAACGGTGCAATTCATCCAACCGACGCTGGATCGTGTCCGAAGCGAAATGGTGTTGGTTGATCATCTCCTGACCGGTATTGTCCAACACCACGATCGCATTGCTATGGGCCGAAACTTCAGCCTCGAACGCCTGGTGCTTCTGGATCTTGGCTTGCAAATTGGTGGGATCGCGGTAGCTTTCCTCCGATGCGGCCTGCAGTTTCTCGTGGATCCAGCTTT from Aedes albopictus strain Foshan unplaced genomic scaffold, AalbF5 HiC_scaffold_167, whole genome shotgun sequence encodes:
- the LOC109420863 gene encoding spectrin alpha chain isoform X3, with protein sequence MEQFTPKEVKILESAEDIQERREQVLNRYNEFKVETRHKREKLEDSRRFQYFKRDSDELESWIHEKLQAASEESYRDPTNLQAKIQKHQAFEAEVSAHSNAIVVLDNTGQEMINQHHFASDTIQRRLDELHRLWELLLSRLAEKGMKLQQALVLVQFLRHCEEVMFWIKDKEAFVTADEFGQDLEHVEVLQRKFDEFQKDMASQEYRVTEVNELADKLLSNGHPERETITRKKEELNEAWQRLKQLAILRQEKLFGAHEIQRFNRDADETVAWIAEKDVVLSSDDYGRDLASVQALQRKHEGVERDLAALEDKVATLGAEAGRLCSIHADHSDQIREKQAEIAAYWQSLTAKAKERKQKLDESYFLHRFLADFRDLVSWINGMKAIISADELAKDVAGAEALLERHQEHKGEIDARGDSFKVTTEAGRQLLEREHYAAAEVQEKLAALESDKSSLLALWEERRILYEQCMDLQLFYRDTEQADTWMAKQEAFLANEDLGDSLDSVEALIKKHEDFEKSLAAQEEKIKALDVFATKLIDGQHYAADDVAQRRSMLLARRSALLEKSSVRRQLLEDSSALQQFERDCDETKGWISEKLKFATDDSYLDPTNLNGKVQKHTNFEHELTANKSRIEDITTNGQNLVEKGHYGADQINSRMQEIVTLWESLVQASDKKGCKLQEASQQQQFNRTVEDIELWLSEVEGQLMSEDYGKDLTSVQNLQKKHGLLEADVMAHQDRIEGIKVAANKFVESGHFDADNIRNKESALSKRYGALATPMAERKQRLLDSLQVQQLFRDLEDEAAWIREKEPVAASTNRGRDLIGVQNLIKKHQAVLAEINNHENRVAGVIANGEQMLTEQPFATEDIKLRLDAVKDQWNSLKDKANQRKQDLEDSLQAHQYFADANEAESWMREKEPIVSNQDYGKDEDSSEALLKKHEALVSDLEAFGNTIQALQEQAKNCRQQETPVVDITGKECVMALYDYTEKSPREVSMKKGDVLTLLNSNNKDWWKVEVNDRQGFVPAAYIKKIDPGLSASQQNLVDGHSISKRQAQINSQYDNLLALARERQNKLNETVKAYVLVREAADLSAWIRDKESHAQIKDVGEDLEEVEVMQKKFDDFNDDLKANEVRLAKLNEIAVQLTSLGQTEAALKIKTQIQTLNEEWATLQTITQERASQLGSAHEVQRFHRDVDETKDWIGEKDTALTNDDLGKDLRGVQTLQRKHEGLERDLAALRDKIRQLDETANRLMQSHPETAEQTYAKQKEINEEWQQVVAKTQQRKEKLLDSYDLQRFLSDYRDLMAWISSMMGLVTSEELANDVTGAEALIERHQEHRTEVDARAGTFAAFDQFGAELLQANHYASPEIQEKIENLAKAREDLEHAWTARRLQLDQNLDLQLYLRDCEQAENWMSAREAFLNAEEVDSKGDNVEALIKKHEDFDKAINGHEEKIAALQVLADQLIAQEHYAGKLIDDKRADVLDRWRHLKEDLIEKRSRLGDEQTLQQFSRDADEIENWIAEKLQLATEESYKDPANIQSKHQKHQAFEAELAANADRIQSVLAMGSNLIDKNQCSGSEDAVQKRLTQIADQWEYLTQKTTEKSLKLKEANKQRTYIAAVKDLDFWLGEVESLLTSEDAGKDLASVQNLMKKHQLVEADIHAHEDRIKDMNAQADSLVESGQFDSAGIQEKRQSINERYERICNLAAHRQARLNEANTLHQFFRDIADEESWIKEKKLLVGSDDYGRDLTGVQNLKKKHKRLEAELASHEPAIQAVQEAGEKLMDVSNLGVPEIEQRLKALNQAWAELKSLAATRGQKLDESLIYQQFLAKVEEEEAWITEKQQLLSVEDYGDSMAAVQGLLKKHDAFETDFAAHRDRCADIHDNGQTLVTNNNHHGESISQRCTQLDKKLENLQALATRRKNALLDNFAYLQFMWKADVVESWIADKENHVKSEEFGRDLSTVQTLLTKQETFDAGLSAFEQEGIHNITALKDQLINANHAQSAAILKRHEDVLTRWQKLRADSEARKYRLLAMQEQFRQIEDLYLTFAKKASAFNSWFENAEEDLTDPVRCNSIEEIKALREAHAQFQASLSSAQYDFQALADLDRKIKSFNVGPNPYTWFTMEALEDTWRNLQKIIEERDAELAKEVHRQEENDKLRKEFAKHANLFHQWLTETRYSILGWDKYGTSLMEGSGSLEEQFEALCHKANEIRARRGDLKKIEELGATLEEHLILDNRYTEHSTVGLAQQWDQLDQLAMRMQHNLKQQIQARNQSGVSEDSLKEFSMMFKHFDKDKSGKLNHQEFKSCLRALGYDLPMVEEGQPDPEFEEILNVVDPNRDGHVSLQEYIAFMISKETENVQSYEEIENAFRAITASDRPYVTKDELYSNLTKDMADYCVQRMKPFNDPKTGHPITGALDYVEFTRTLFQN